The following proteins are encoded in a genomic region of Nicotiana sylvestris chromosome 4, ASM39365v2, whole genome shotgun sequence:
- the LOC138890514 gene encoding uncharacterized protein, producing MDAAGTIFPLAYAVVDSENDASWKWFFEQFKEAYGERPSMCVVSDRHESILKATSVVYPGMAHYSCMWHIWTNIRSKFKKGHLQLHELYFATARSYTLDEFNERMLKIEEVDLRVKSYLYDIGYHRWSRVHATVNRTFTMTSNIAESLNAVTKDARELPIFDIFEYMRTLLERWTKEKLSKAKGTFTYLGHKYNKELEDNSTLSQKLRVRASTDHIHTVLDGVKRYIVCLENKKCSCGQFQLDELPCAHALAALRHRNETYENYCSPYYTRKSLLLTYEMPVNPLPDEGKWDVPQHILDEVVKPPAGDKRQPGRPHKERYKTFDEIKSKKYKVSCGNCGGEGHNKRTCKNAPKKK from the exons ATGGATGCAGCAG gtactatttttcccttggcatatgctgtggttgattctgaaaacgacgcgtcttggaagtggttctttgagcaattcaaggaGGCATATGGTGAAAGACCTTCAATGTGTGTTGTTTCAGATAGGCATGAGAGTATACTGAAGGCAACATCAGTTGTCTATCCGGGCATGGCACACTACTCTTGCATGTGGCATATATGGACAAATAtaaggtcaaaattcaagaagggacatctacaattacatgaattgtactttgctacagcacggtcatacactctggatgaatttaatgaaaggatgttGAAGATTGAAGAGGTAGACCTGCGTGTAAAGTCTTACCTATAtgatattggctatcatagatggtCAAGAGTACATGCAACGGTGAATAGAACTTTTACTATGACGTCAAACATTGCCGAGTCGTTGAATGCTGTAACAAAAGATGCAAGAGAGCTGCCAATATTTGATATATTTGAGTATATGAGGACTCTTCTTGAACGTTGGACAAAAGAAAAGTTATCGAAGGCAAAGGGTACTTTCACATACCTTGGTCACAAATACAACAAAGAATTGGAAGACAACAGTACATTATCTCAGAAACTAAgg gtgagggcttcaacagatcatatacatactgtgttagatggtgtgaagcggtacattgtgtgtctagaaaacaagaaatgtagctgtggacaattccaacttgatgaacttCCATGTGCGCATGCTTTGGCAGCATTAAGGCATAGGAATGAAACATACGAAAACTATTGCTCTCCGTATTACACAAGGAAGAGCCTTCTGCTTACCTATGAAATGCCAGTAAATCCTCTTCCTGATGAAGGCAAATGGGATGTGCCACAACATATTTTGGATGAGGTAGTAAAGCCACCGGCGGGAGATAAAAGGCAGCCAGGGAGACCTCACAAGGAAAGATATAAAACATTTGATGAAATAAAGTCAAAGAAATACAAGGTGTCATGTGGCAATTGTGGAggtgaagggcataacaaaagaaCTTGCAAGAATGCGCCGAAAAAGAAATGA